A stretch of Paludisphaera borealis DNA encodes these proteins:
- a CDS encoding DUF1559 domain-containing protein yields MRRKGFTLIELLVVIAIIAVLIALLLPAVQSAREAARRAQCTNNMKQIGLALHNYESSMGSFPPGGIADETLAASGNPLGGIWGGAGTNNVASWRALVIPQMEGGAIYNAINFSVSLNASTSSSAQWTALMTINAAWLCPSDDNYQGVSDGYRSALGPWGNYPNGNMPNNPITNAPETRVPYSNYAGSFGDNYAIGALTPSQNPWETYPYPPVLAIGQARIGWPGFWGTSFDDQITTRPSGSLRGMFSYRIQGVGPVRIASITDGTSNTLLCGETIPAQDADSNFWNNNGCTFGTTIPINWQTLRVPVDGSLPWGSADWQNRFSYASKGAKSKHPGGANFLFGDGSVHFLKNSINLPIYCALGSRAGNEVISSDAY; encoded by the coding sequence ATGCGTAGAAAAGGCTTCACCCTGATCGAGCTCCTGGTCGTGATCGCCATCATCGCGGTTTTGATCGCGCTCTTACTTCCCGCCGTGCAGTCGGCTCGCGAAGCGGCCCGCCGAGCCCAGTGCACCAACAACATGAAGCAGATCGGCCTTGCGCTGCATAATTACGAGAGCAGCATGGGCTCGTTCCCCCCCGGCGGCATCGCCGACGAGACCTTGGCGGCCTCCGGCAACCCGCTGGGCGGGATCTGGGGCGGGGCCGGAACGAACAACGTGGCGTCGTGGCGGGCGTTGGTCATCCCCCAGATGGAGGGTGGGGCGATTTACAACGCGATCAACTTCTCCGTCTCGCTCAACGCCTCGACGAGCAGCTCGGCCCAGTGGACCGCGCTGATGACGATCAACGCCGCCTGGCTGTGCCCCTCGGACGACAACTACCAGGGCGTCAGCGACGGCTACCGATCGGCGTTGGGCCCGTGGGGCAACTACCCCAACGGCAACATGCCGAACAACCCGATCACCAACGCGCCGGAGACGCGGGTGCCGTACTCGAACTATGCGGGCAGCTTCGGCGACAACTACGCCATCGGCGCCCTCACCCCCTCGCAGAACCCCTGGGAAACCTACCCCTATCCGCCGGTCCTGGCGATCGGGCAGGCTCGCATCGGCTGGCCGGGCTTCTGGGGCACCAGCTTCGACGACCAGATCACCACCCGCCCCTCGGGCTCGCTCCGCGGCATGTTCTCCTACCGTATCCAGGGCGTCGGCCCGGTGCGGATCGCGTCGATCACAGACGGCACGTCCAACACCCTGCTATGCGGCGAGACGATCCCGGCGCAGGACGCCGACAGCAACTTCTGGAACAACAACGGCTGCACGTTCGGCACCACCATCCCGATCAACTGGCAGACCCTGCGGGTCCCGGTCGACGGCTCACTGCCGTGGGGCAGCGCCGACTGGCAGAACCGCTTCAGCTACGCCAGCAAGGGCGCCAAGAGCAAGCACCCCGGCGGAGCCAACTTCCTGTTCGGCGACGGCTCGGTCCACTTCCTCAAGAATTCGATCAACCTGCCCATCTACTGCGCCCTCGGCAGCAGGGCCGGCAATGAAGTGATCAGCTCGGATGCGTACTGA
- a CDS encoding tetratricopeptide repeat protein, producing MGNDRSAIPAASRKRARRLGWRAVLAGAFVLVALGGLGFKLWEARAIHAAARDAKRLIEAGAFQEAGASLDRWLAARPDDAEARFFAARRAIGLQRFDDGLRGLQSARKLGYPAAAVDREQGLVLARAGRLADAEPILQKLFRQAGATGQRDAEVDEALARCYIETFQLRAAEAVVKQWIVDAPDDARAYYWKADIDRRKTDTTQDVLIAGYEQVVRLDPRHEKGRLALAELYLQTHRYDDAASQYEVVRASRPDDVEALLGLGRVAVERGEDDEAARCFDRAADVAPNDFRPLSERGKLEMKRGRFRPALGFFDRAVALDADEPEVHYQRSLVLTWLGRADEAKKETEETTRLQKQKAEIDAILDDLRKSPKDASIQYAAARWLIEHGHPEEGLRWAEKNVREHPTHAKTHHLLADYYQRRGDAGLANFHKLQAGER from the coding sequence ATGGGAAACGATCGATCCGCGATTCCGGCGGCTTCGCGGAAGCGGGCTCGGCGGCTCGGCTGGCGCGCGGTGCTGGCCGGGGCGTTCGTCCTCGTCGCGCTGGGGGGGCTTGGGTTCAAGCTGTGGGAGGCGCGGGCGATTCATGCCGCCGCTCGTGACGCGAAGCGGCTGATCGAGGCCGGCGCGTTCCAGGAGGCGGGGGCTTCGCTCGATCGCTGGCTGGCGGCCCGGCCCGACGACGCCGAGGCCCGCTTCTTCGCCGCGCGGCGGGCGATCGGGCTCCAGCGGTTCGACGACGGTCTGCGCGGCCTCCAGTCGGCCCGCAAGCTCGGCTATCCGGCCGCCGCCGTCGATCGCGAGCAAGGGCTCGTCCTGGCGCGCGCCGGCCGCCTCGCCGACGCCGAGCCGATCCTCCAGAAGCTGTTCCGACAGGCGGGCGCGACCGGCCAGAGGGACGCCGAGGTCGATGAGGCGTTGGCGCGATGCTACATCGAGACGTTCCAGCTTCGGGCGGCCGAGGCGGTCGTCAAGCAGTGGATCGTCGACGCCCCGGACGACGCCCGGGCCTACTACTGGAAGGCCGATATCGATCGCCGCAAGACCGATACGACCCAGGACGTTCTGATCGCCGGCTACGAACAGGTCGTCCGGCTGGACCCTCGGCACGAGAAGGGGCGGCTGGCCCTGGCCGAGCTGTACCTGCAGACGCACCGCTACGACGACGCCGCGAGCCAGTACGAGGTCGTCCGCGCGAGCCGGCCCGACGACGTCGAGGCGCTGCTCGGCCTGGGCCGGGTCGCGGTCGAGCGCGGCGAGGACGACGAGGCGGCCCGATGCTTCGACCGCGCGGCGGACGTCGCCCCGAACGACTTCCGCCCCCTCTCCGAGCGGGGGAAGCTGGAGATGAAGCGCGGGCGGTTCCGGCCGGCCCTCGGCTTCTTCGATCGCGCCGTCGCGCTCGACGCCGACGAGCCCGAGGTCCACTATCAGCGGAGCCTGGTCCTCACCTGGCTGGGACGCGCCGACGAGGCGAAGAAGGAGACCGAGGAGACGACCCGGCTCCAGAAGCAGAAGGCGGAGATCGATGCGATCCTCGACGACCTTCGCAAGTCTCCCAAGGACGCGTCGATCCAATACGCCGCCGCGCGGTGGCTGATCGAGCACGGGCACCCGGAAGAGGGCCTGAGATGGGCGGAGAAGAACGTCCGCGAACATCCCACGCACGCCAAGACCCACCACCTGCTCGCCGACTACTACCAGCGTCGGGGCGACGCCGGCCTCGCGAATTTCCACAAGCTGCAGGCCGGCGAGCGATGA
- a CDS encoding Calx-beta domain-containing protein — MAKPWLISCARERLAGRRRRSRTVISLEGLERRELLTVDVSVVGHVVAWPASNSDGVVNGQWITYELDITNTDQVNGEPVVLTDVLDPRVSFTTVNSIHLSKGVDFTYTHDPATGVVTITIPAVRGKVDVEVEAETTFTAADVPGVPRTNSFSITTADVNTSTKTSGSMQSGGPTPIADVALASVTASAPDGWSPHPGGKVVYSFVAVNNSTTTKASFAEIFIYNLKGGVGFNSDNNPGWTDAEPAESASPGAMSDLQFVIGDLAPGASRTVTLVLDARPATSPSPVITFRASAMSYAYDLDPSNNVVDVSTPVPVSAETKVVVVADSHTTPVGDDLSYTVQVAHQGSDAATGFVVSQTLPAGTTFVSATWGGASIAGSVVGGVLSIPLPNLAGPLVVTLNTSGVQNAPTTLSAPIKVTWNELPEGTGGVYTLGTVTPAGTLSIRLDADKSDSYVNQMLTYSYTATNTTATDAHDVVVALAFPPSSQMFVPPGDYTVTATATGQVVTFHLGDLPSGASRTLSVEAVPLLPALGGVVHVVGTITEADRPASDYPALSVDRSVLPWVDVVVHVLPSDPGVFLFIVTNNGPVTATGVEVYADTKTFADYGQIDGVPVYFQGTGPSIPFYPGGGISGLPVYPPYTIPLGSLAPGASRVIQMVGATRDRSSASVTTIEPNLSLGDQSLGPSPDPGVLPLNVVARLTTDGSQVVTGGYATFTALAINVGRYPGRGVTIAAAIPANSRLVSASPGVVVQGNLLLFTVDSLPVGATGGFQFVVSPTWDALSGGLTSNAGVLKAAQPIVTLAANAATATVAVVAGPSGSPVLGATSYAVDANAGSVAITINRVGGVSGPLTIDYATVAGSAWAGRDFTPTWGTLAFADGETSKTIAVPIAADPYGSGDRSFLFYIGTGASAVVTIHEAVPPTVASVQWRGAAIDVRFARPVAVSTALASANFALVTPGRDQKFGTRDDRRIGLTVWYDPTTLTSKLMPRRRLPANGMYRLTVSGAGVRGATGVLLAGDGVHSGTDYTTELVWRRPSIARRASPAGGR; from the coding sequence ATGGCGAAACCCTGGCTGATTTCCTGCGCACGGGAGAGGCTCGCGGGCCGTCGTCGTCGGTCGAGGACCGTAATCTCGCTGGAGGGGCTGGAACGTCGCGAGCTGCTGACGGTCGACGTCTCGGTCGTGGGCCATGTCGTCGCGTGGCCCGCCAGCAACAGCGACGGCGTGGTGAACGGCCAGTGGATCACCTACGAGCTGGATATCACCAACACGGACCAGGTGAACGGCGAGCCGGTCGTTCTGACCGACGTCCTGGACCCGCGTGTCTCCTTTACTACGGTGAACAGCATCCACCTCTCCAAGGGGGTTGATTTCACTTACACGCACGACCCGGCTACGGGCGTCGTGACCATCACGATCCCGGCTGTTCGGGGGAAGGTGGACGTGGAAGTCGAGGCCGAAACGACCTTCACGGCGGCGGACGTTCCGGGGGTGCCCAGGACCAACAGTTTCTCGATCACGACGGCCGACGTGAACACGAGCACGAAGACCAGCGGCTCGATGCAGAGCGGCGGCCCGACCCCGATCGCCGACGTCGCGCTGGCGAGCGTCACGGCCTCTGCCCCCGACGGCTGGTCACCCCACCCGGGCGGCAAGGTCGTCTACTCGTTCGTGGCGGTCAACAACTCGACCACCACGAAGGCCTCGTTCGCGGAAATCTTCATCTATAATTTGAAAGGAGGCGTCGGCTTCAACAGCGACAACAATCCTGGCTGGACCGATGCTGAGCCGGCGGAATCCGCCTCTCCCGGCGCCATGAGCGACCTTCAATTCGTAATCGGCGATCTGGCCCCCGGCGCGTCGAGGACCGTGACGCTGGTGCTTGATGCGCGGCCTGCTACGTCGCCATCGCCGGTGATCACATTTCGGGCGAGCGCGATGTCCTACGCCTACGACCTCGACCCTTCCAACAACGTCGTGGACGTGTCGACGCCGGTGCCGGTGTCGGCCGAGACCAAGGTCGTGGTGGTCGCCGACTCGCACACCACGCCGGTCGGCGACGACCTGTCCTACACGGTTCAGGTCGCGCACCAGGGCTCGGACGCCGCGACCGGCTTCGTGGTGAGCCAGACGCTCCCCGCCGGGACGACGTTCGTGTCGGCCACATGGGGAGGCGCCTCGATCGCGGGTTCGGTCGTCGGCGGCGTGCTCTCGATTCCGCTGCCGAATCTGGCGGGCCCGCTCGTCGTGACCCTGAACACCAGCGGGGTTCAGAACGCCCCCACGACCCTCTCGGCCCCGATCAAAGTGACCTGGAACGAGCTGCCCGAAGGCACCGGGGGCGTGTACACGCTGGGGACCGTGACCCCCGCCGGCACGCTGTCGATCCGACTGGACGCGGACAAGTCCGACAGCTACGTGAATCAGATGTTGACCTACTCGTACACCGCGACCAATACCACCGCGACCGACGCCCACGACGTGGTCGTCGCGCTCGCCTTCCCGCCCTCGTCGCAGATGTTCGTTCCGCCCGGCGACTATACGGTCACGGCGACGGCGACCGGCCAGGTCGTCACGTTCCACCTGGGCGACCTGCCCTCCGGCGCGTCGCGGACGCTCTCGGTCGAGGCGGTCCCCCTCCTCCCCGCCCTCGGCGGCGTCGTCCACGTGGTCGGGACGATCACCGAGGCGGATCGGCCGGCGAGCGACTACCCGGCGCTGTCGGTTGATAGAAGCGTCTTGCCGTGGGTCGACGTCGTGGTGCATGTGCTCCCCTCGGACCCCGGCGTCTTCCTGTTCATCGTCACCAACAACGGGCCGGTCACGGCGACGGGCGTGGAGGTGTACGCCGATACGAAGACGTTCGCGGACTACGGCCAGATCGACGGCGTCCCCGTCTACTTCCAGGGCACGGGGCCCTCGATTCCGTTCTATCCCGGCGGCGGAATCAGCGGTCTCCCGGTCTACCCGCCCTACACGATCCCGCTCGGCTCTCTGGCCCCCGGCGCGTCAAGGGTCATCCAGATGGTGGGAGCAACGAGGGATCGGTCGAGCGCCTCGGTGACGACGATCGAGCCGAACCTCTCCCTCGGCGACCAGTCGTTAGGCCCGAGCCCGGACCCGGGCGTTCTGCCGCTTAACGTGGTCGCGCGGCTCACGACCGACGGATCGCAGGTCGTGACCGGCGGTTACGCGACGTTCACGGCGCTCGCGATCAACGTGGGTCGGTACCCCGGCCGGGGCGTGACGATCGCGGCGGCGATCCCCGCGAATTCGAGGCTGGTGTCGGCGTCGCCAGGCGTCGTCGTCCAGGGGAACTTGCTGCTGTTCACGGTCGATTCCCTGCCCGTCGGCGCGACCGGCGGCTTTCAGTTCGTCGTGTCGCCGACCTGGGACGCCCTGTCGGGGGGGCTGACCAGCAACGCGGGCGTCCTCAAGGCCGCGCAGCCGATCGTCACCCTCGCGGCCAACGCGGCGACGGCGACCGTCGCGGTGGTCGCCGGGCCGTCGGGCTCGCCGGTGCTGGGCGCGACGTCGTACGCCGTCGACGCCAACGCCGGCTCGGTCGCGATCACCATCAACCGCGTCGGCGGCGTGAGCGGGCCTCTGACCATCGACTACGCGACCGTCGCCGGCAGCGCGTGGGCCGGGCGCGACTTCACGCCCACCTGGGGGACGTTGGCATTCGCCGACGGCGAGACGAGCAAGACGATCGCCGTGCCGATCGCGGCCGACCCGTACGGCAGCGGCGACCGCTCGTTCCTGTTCTACATCGGGACCGGGGCGTCGGCCGTCGTGACGATCCACGAGGCGGTTCCGCCGACGGTCGCCTCGGTCCAGTGGCGAGGCGCGGCGATCGACGTGCGGTTCGCGCGGCCGGTGGCGGTGTCGACGGCTCTGGCCTCGGCGAACTTCGCGCTCGTGACCCCAGGCCGCGACCAGAAGTTCGGCACCCGCGACGACCGGCGGATCGGGCTGACGGTGTGGTACGATCCGACGACCCTGACGTCGAAGCTCATGCCGAGGCGGCGGTTGCCAGCGAACGGGATGTATCGCCTGACGGTCTCGGGCGCGGGCGTCCGGGGCGCGACCGGCGTCCTGCTGGCGGGCGACGGCGTGCATTCCGGGACCGACTACACGACCGAACTGGTCTGGCGGCGGCCCTCGATCGCCCGCCGCGCGTCGCCGGCCGGCGGTCGCTGA
- a CDS encoding molybdopterin-dependent oxidoreductase — protein MEPISRRDALGLGATGLVLSGLVRRSPAASPPTGRTDDDGSRRPFLTPGDDFTDVSRGDPIPHTLQGEALVKARLTPETWRLEVAAEGKAELAKPLRQADGSAIDLASLVKLGETKGVLFLKAMQCNNIAQPLGQGLWEGVPLRDVLRLGGEMKQVRRVYYWGFHNNDPKQMFRSSLAINQVLDAPPGELPPFIAYRLNGGPIPLERGGPVRMIVPWAHGFKSVKWLQQIVLTNDYQANDTYALANNDPESYLKTAAYLDDADEATRPAGETLVIRGTAMVGWPGLARVESWLRRVSRPVVELHDDDPAWATASWRPCDLDPPPVDLAAELPAGVDLARIWGFGPDGRPKEWPLRFSVAPWSASLGGLEPGDYEFRVRTVDRNGFAQPEPRPFAQRSGVNGVQCKRLHITAKA, from the coding sequence ATGGAGCCGATCTCTCGCCGCGACGCCCTTGGTCTCGGCGCCACGGGCCTTGTGCTGAGCGGTCTGGTCCGACGCTCGCCGGCCGCCTCGCCGCCGACGGGGCGAACGGACGACGACGGCTCTCGCCGCCCCTTCCTCACGCCAGGCGACGACTTCACGGACGTCAGCCGGGGCGATCCGATCCCGCACACGCTCCAGGGCGAGGCCCTGGTCAAGGCGCGTCTCACTCCCGAGACCTGGCGACTGGAGGTCGCCGCCGAGGGGAAGGCCGAGCTCGCCAAGCCCCTCCGCCAGGCGGACGGCTCCGCGATCGACCTCGCCTCGCTCGTCAAGCTGGGCGAGACGAAAGGGGTGCTCTTCCTCAAGGCCATGCAGTGCAACAACATCGCCCAGCCGCTCGGCCAGGGGCTCTGGGAGGGCGTGCCGCTCCGCGACGTGCTCCGCCTGGGGGGCGAGATGAAGCAGGTCCGCCGCGTCTATTACTGGGGTTTTCATAACAACGACCCGAAACAGATGTTCCGATCGTCGCTGGCGATCAATCAGGTGCTCGACGCGCCGCCGGGCGAACTTCCTCCGTTCATCGCGTACCGGCTCAACGGCGGGCCGATTCCGCTGGAGCGCGGCGGGCCGGTGCGAATGATCGTGCCGTGGGCGCACGGGTTCAAGTCGGTCAAGTGGCTCCAGCAGATCGTGCTCACCAACGACTACCAGGCGAACGACACCTACGCTCTCGCGAACAACGACCCGGAGTCGTACCTGAAGACGGCCGCCTACCTCGACGACGCCGACGAGGCGACGCGCCCCGCGGGCGAGACGCTCGTGATCCGGGGCACGGCGATGGTCGGCTGGCCGGGCCTGGCGCGCGTCGAATCGTGGCTGAGGCGCGTGAGCCGGCCCGTCGTGGAGCTTCACGACGACGATCCCGCCTGGGCGACGGCCTCGTGGCGGCCCTGCGACCTCGACCCGCCCCCCGTCGACCTCGCCGCGGAGCTTCCCGCCGGGGTGGACCTCGCCCGGATCTGGGGCTTCGGGCCGGACGGCAGGCCGAAGGAGTGGCCGTTGCGGTTCAGTGTCGCCCCCTGGTCGGCGTCGCTCGGAGGGCTGGAGCCGGGCGATTATGAATTCCGCGTCCGCACGGTGGACCGGAACGGTTTCGCCCAGCCCGAGCCCCGGCCGTTCGCGCAACGGTCCGGCGTGAACGGCGTGCAATGCAAAAGACTCCACATCACCGCCAAGGCGTGA
- a CDS encoding alkaline phosphatase → MSRFAPPPLRASWALPALVSTVLGLFPCTLRADDRLKELQTEYASTPGEKQSRVYHFGSQGPGDVFSNHGSHSNRQVPVYVFGKKADLGLVTGANSSYRDSEKLKKIYGFLPDNTVNPDAEYGDQSDLYRVMNDAVAKGVKHVFIVWFDGLDWPTTQAAAIVKTNKVFTEGKGSGLVFQDYQAEGTAQYGYVVTSPTHDKSVIDVDAQRVTIPAGSLGGGYDVQIAGPNPWTHGPLGMKAPGYFKGQSGHDKDREGIAAVGRKRHAYTDSSQSAAEIASGVKAYNGGVNVDDDSRLISTLFHQLQADGWKAGTVTSVPFCHASPAGMYAQNVDRDDYQDLARCMFGLPGIVQEARQAPLLPGLDVVIGTGYGIKMEPQHVKRQGKNSVADHLFLADADRAAIDAKNGGKYLVAETNIGTNGGEALQKAAAEAASKGLRLFGWYGTEKIDHLPFRTADGRFDPSPNPARLGKPPVAESYTPAEIDSQPTLAQMTDAALAVLAKPDQKFILFVESGDVDFALHANNLDNAVGAVYSGEDAIKRIIHWVETQSNWDDTMLLVSSDHGHYMVLDDPQGLLAPAK, encoded by the coding sequence ATGTCTCGATTCGCACCCCCGCCCCTTCGAGCTTCCTGGGCCCTCCCGGCGCTGGTTTCGACGGTCCTCGGCCTCTTTCCTTGCACTCTCCGGGCCGACGACCGCCTCAAGGAACTTCAAACCGAGTACGCCAGCACCCCCGGCGAGAAGCAGTCGCGCGTTTACCACTTCGGGTCGCAAGGGCCCGGCGACGTTTTCTCGAACCACGGCAGCCACTCGAACCGCCAGGTGCCCGTATACGTCTTCGGAAAGAAGGCCGATCTCGGCCTCGTCACGGGAGCGAACAGCAGCTACCGTGACTCTGAGAAACTCAAGAAGATCTACGGCTTCCTACCCGACAACACCGTCAACCCGGACGCCGAGTACGGAGATCAGAGCGACCTCTACCGCGTGATGAACGACGCCGTCGCCAAGGGGGTCAAGCACGTCTTCATCGTCTGGTTCGACGGTCTCGACTGGCCGACCACTCAGGCGGCCGCGATCGTCAAGACGAACAAGGTCTTCACCGAGGGCAAGGGCTCGGGCCTGGTCTTCCAGGATTACCAGGCCGAAGGGACCGCCCAGTACGGATACGTCGTCACCAGTCCGACCCACGACAAGAGCGTCATCGACGTCGACGCCCAGCGCGTGACGATCCCCGCCGGCAGCCTCGGCGGCGGCTACGACGTCCAGATCGCCGGCCCCAACCCGTGGACCCACGGGCCCCTGGGAATGAAGGCGCCGGGCTATTTCAAGGGCCAGAGCGGGCACGACAAGGACCGCGAGGGGATCGCCGCGGTCGGCCGCAAGCGGCACGCCTACACCGACTCGTCGCAGAGCGCCGCCGAGATCGCCAGTGGAGTCAAGGCCTACAACGGCGGCGTCAACGTCGACGACGACAGCCGCCTGATCTCGACCCTCTTCCACCAGCTTCAGGCCGACGGCTGGAAGGCGGGCACCGTCACCAGCGTGCCGTTCTGCCACGCCTCGCCGGCCGGCATGTACGCCCAGAACGTCGACCGCGACGACTATCAGGACCTCGCCCGCTGCATGTTCGGCCTGCCGGGGATCGTCCAGGAGGCGCGCCAGGCCCCGCTCCTGCCCGGCCTCGACGTCGTGATCGGCACCGGCTACGGCATCAAGATGGAGCCGCAGCACGTCAAGCGACAGGGTAAGAACTCCGTCGCCGACCACCTGTTCCTCGCCGACGCGGACCGCGCGGCGATCGACGCCAAGAACGGCGGCAAGTATCTCGTGGCCGAGACCAATATCGGGACCAACGGCGGCGAGGCTCTGCAAAAAGCGGCGGCCGAGGCCGCGAGCAAAGGCCTTCGGTTGTTCGGCTGGTACGGGACCGAGAAGATCGACCACCTGCCGTTCCGCACCGCCGACGGCCGGTTCGACCCGTCGCCCAACCCCGCCCGGCTCGGCAAGCCCCCGGTGGCCGAATCGTACACCCCGGCCGAGATCGACTCGCAGCCGACCCTCGCGCAGATGACCGACGCCGCGCTCGCCGTCCTGGCCAAGCCCGACCAGAAGTTCATCCTCTTCGTCGAATCGGGCGACGTCGATTTCGCGCTCCACGCCAACAACCTCGACAACGCCGTGGGCGCCGTCTACAGCGGCGAAGACGCGATCAAGCGGATCATCCACTGGGTCGAGACCCAGAGCAACTGGGACGACACGATGCTCCTGGTCTCTTCCGACCACGGCCACTACATGGTCCTGGACGACCCGCAAGGTCTGCTCGCCCCCGCGAAGTAA
- the glgC gene encoding glucose-1-phosphate adenylyltransferase, with protein MYRDVLAIVLAGGRGSRLEPLTRDRAKPAVPFGGIYRIIDFTLSNCINSELRKILVLTQYKATSLNRHIDQGWNFLCRELDEYIEVIPPQQRIAEMWYQGTADAIYQNVYTIEKAAPRDTIILAGDHIYKMNYAKMIDFHRENKADLTVACQPAKLAAARDFGVMGTDAGGRITSFLEKPKNPPPMPGSPDLALASMGIYVFNTDVMYELLFQDAARKEASRHDFGKDVIPEMVAKGMRVFAYPFRDENRKTAAYWRDVGTLDAYFQTSMDLIAIDPILNLYDREWPIHTYQPASPPPKFVHTDGDRRGSAFSSIVCQGVIVSGGQVYRSIISPGVRIHSYSLVEDSILFDGVDIGRHARVRRAIIDKHVRVPPRFDIGWNRQQDLDRGLTITAEGVTVVSKDEDLERFV; from the coding sequence GTGTATCGAGACGTTCTGGCGATCGTGCTGGCGGGAGGCCGGGGGTCGCGACTCGAACCGTTGACCCGCGACCGGGCCAAGCCCGCGGTCCCGTTCGGCGGGATCTATCGAATCATCGACTTCACCCTGTCGAACTGCATCAATTCCGAGCTGCGGAAGATCCTCGTGCTGACCCAGTACAAGGCGACGAGCCTGAACCGGCACATCGACCAGGGCTGGAACTTCCTCTGCCGCGAGCTGGACGAGTATATCGAGGTGATCCCGCCGCAGCAGCGGATCGCCGAGATGTGGTACCAGGGGACCGCCGACGCGATCTACCAGAACGTCTACACGATCGAGAAGGCCGCCCCGCGCGACACGATCATCCTGGCCGGCGACCACATCTACAAGATGAACTACGCCAAGATGATCGACTTCCACCGCGAGAACAAGGCCGACCTGACCGTCGCCTGCCAGCCGGCGAAGCTCGCCGCCGCGCGCGATTTCGGCGTCATGGGGACCGACGCCGGCGGCCGGATCACCAGCTTTCTCGAAAAGCCCAAGAACCCGCCGCCGATGCCCGGCAGCCCCGACCTGGCCCTGGCCTCGATGGGCATCTACGTCTTCAACACCGACGTGATGTACGAGCTGCTGTTCCAGGACGCCGCCCGCAAGGAAGCCAGCCGCCACGACTTCGGCAAGGACGTGATCCCCGAGATGGTGGCCAAGGGGATGCGGGTCTTCGCCTACCCGTTCCGCGACGAGAACCGCAAGACCGCCGCCTACTGGCGCGACGTCGGCACGCTCGACGCCTACTTCCAGACGAGCATGGACCTGATCGCCATCGACCCGATCCTCAACCTGTACGACCGCGAGTGGCCGATCCACACGTACCAGCCGGCCTCGCCCCCGCCCAAGTTCGTCCACACCGACGGCGACCGCCGCGGCTCGGCCTTCAGCTCGATCGTCTGCCAGGGGGTGATCGTCTCCGGCGGCCAGGTCTACCGCTCGATCATCTCGCCCGGCGTCCGCATCCACAGCTACTCGCTCGTGGAAGACTCGATCCTCTTCGACGGCGTCGACATCGGCCGCCACGCCCGCGTCCGCCGCGCCATCATCGACAAACACGTCCGCGTCCCCCCCCGCTTCGACATCGGTTGGAACCGCCAGCAAGACCTCGACCGCGGCCTCACCATCACCGCCGAAGGCGTCACCGTCGTCTCCAAGGACGAAGACCTCGAACGGTTCGTGTGA